In Aphanothece sacrum FPU1, a single window of DNA contains:
- a CDS encoding type II toxin-antitoxin system prevent-host-death family antitoxin: MIKVNETVNSDELLALVKKAEIEGERIIIEKEGQGKVAIINYADLEYLEALEDARDSELLRQAVEESKGQPSVTFDELLEELGLNIEDLTSGDEDE; the protein is encoded by the coding sequence ATGATAAAAGTCAATGAAACAGTTAATTCTGATGAACTCTTAGCATTAGTTAAAAAAGCTGAAATTGAAGGAGAAAGAATCATTATAGAAAAAGAAGGTCAAGGAAAAGTTGCCATTATTAATTATGCAGATTTAGAATATTTAGAAGCTTTAGAAGATGCTAGAGATTCTGAATTATTACGTCAAGCAGTTGAAGAAAGCAAAGGCCAACCTAGTGTGACTTTTGATGAATTATTAGAAGAATTAGGTTTAAATATTGAAGATTTAACATCGGGAGATGAAGATGAATAA
- a CDS encoding type II toxin-antitoxin system RelE family toxin, translating to MNKEYSFIIESSARKSLKNLQPKFIKQIVFKIFTLQDNPFPQDCKKLKGYEKGYRVDQGEYRILYTVENDKIRIFKIGKRNDDEVYQNL from the coding sequence ATGAATAAAGAATATTCATTTATCATTGAATCTTCTGCTAGAAAAAGTTTAAAAAATCTTCAACCAAAATTTATCAAGCAGATTGTTTTCAAAATATTTACCTTGCAAGATAATCCCTTTCCTCAAGACTGCAAAAAGTTAAAAGGGTATGAGAAAGGTTATCGAGTAGATCAAGGTGAATACCGAATTTTATACACAGTTGAGAATGATAAAATTAGAATATTTAAAATTGGTAAGCGTAATGATGATGAAGTATATCAAAATTTGTAA